In Castanea sativa cultivar Marrone di Chiusa Pesio chromosome 6, ASM4071231v1, a single window of DNA contains:
- the LOC142641090 gene encoding glucan endo-1,3-beta-glucosidase 1, with amino-acid sequence MPNVLLMIFLALLFLSIMPQNSDGEFEQWCVADVQTPDEELQVALDWACGKGGANCSKIQVNQPCYFPNTVKDHASYAFNNYFQNFKHKGGSCYFKGAAMITELDPSHNSCLYEYFP; translated from the exons ATGCCAAACGTTTTGCTGATGATATTTCTGGCTCTGCTCTTTCTGTCTATAATGCCACAGAATTCAG ATGGGGAGTTTGAGCAATGGTGTGTAGCCGATGTACAGACCCCAGATGAGGAGTTGCAGGTGGCCTTGGATTGGGCTTGTGGGAAAGGAGGTGCAAATTGTAGTAAAATTCAGGTGAACCAACCTTGCTATTTCCCTAACACCGTAAAAGACCATGCTTCCTATGCCTTCAATAACTACTTTCAGAATTTCAAGCACAAAGGTGGATCTTGCTACTTCAAGGGTGCTGCCATGATCACAGAACTTGACCCAA GTCATAACTCTTGCCTCTATGAGTATTTTCCTTga
- the LOC142640826 gene encoding histidine kinase 2 isoform X1 — protein sequence MTCSAGAGVFLKLSRLFVKIHRWVLVRMSLNCKLSGLNGRLPNCSKLKKAKEPLHGPNSVRKLRRKLLFFFCLLVSVVLGSIGFLLSFNHGTLWGKEKAPNSCEEKAQILLQHFNLSKNQLHALTSLLSESDQMTSLQCTNELGSKVQLIDGITCALSVTCSETQQLHKQHRWVADNDEPRDQCPVQDENISRKLSLSMLDDSPVPFISQSKVYSISANNQICEKNILQSGALVDCVKEHCESFCTIIKVSWLLLVLAIVSCKMSGLHLQLWRNQKNKVGHQQLVAQQQQQQQQQKWQQQAHTPKGAGKWRKMLLLIFVLFGVTTSIWLFWYLNKGIMLRREETLANMCDERARMLQDQFNVSMNHVHALAILVSTFHHGKHPSAIDQKTFGAYTERTAFERPLTSGVAYALKVPHSERELFEEQHGWTIKKMETEDQTLVQDCIPEKLDPAPIHDEYAPVIFSQETVSHIVSIDMMSGKEDRENILRARATGKGVLTSPFKLLKSNHLGVVLTFAVYNTDLPPDATTEQRIEAAVGYLGASYDVPSLVEKLLHQLASKQMIVVNVYDTTNASAPINMYGDEVTDTGLLQTSNLDFGDPQRKHEMHCRFKQKPPLPWTAINASVGLLVITLLVGHIFYAAINRIAKVEEACRIMTKLKVRAEAADVAKTQFLATVSHEIRTPMNGVLGMLQMLMDTDLDPNQLDYAQTAHASGKDLIALINEVLDQAKIESGRLELEAVPFDLRAVLDNVLSLLSGKSNKKGIELAVYVSNQVPEVVIGDPGRFRQIITNLVGNSIKFTNDKGHIFISVHLADEVRGTPVIMDQVLGQGLSLAQDMSDGTYKTLSGIPVVDRWKSWKSFKKLGSTISMEESEMIKLLVTVEDTGVGIPLEAQSRIFTPFMQADSSTSRTYGGTGIGLSISERLVHLMGGEIGFVSEPGTGSTFSFTGVFRKGETSSLDTKWQQCDPFVSEFQGLRALVIDKSSIRAEVTRYHLQRLGITADIAFSLKLACSYLSSACKTSLSTNLSMVLIDKDVWDKETCLSFHQFLKDHRQNSSAEISINLPKIFLLTTSISPRERFEIKSAGFADNVLIKPLRLGVLIACLQEAFASGKKGQVSRKKPSTLGILLRQKQILVVDDNVVNRRVAEGALSKYGAIVTCVESGKAALAMLKPPHSFDACFMDLQMPEMDGFEATRQIRCMESKVNKEIVSGDASIEMFGNKAHWHTPILAMTADVIQATNEECMKCGMDDYVSKPFEEEQLYSAVAHFFESG from the exons ATGACTTGTTCTGCTGGAGCTGGGGTCTTTCTCAAGCTTTCAAGGCTCTTTGTGAAGATACATAGGTGGGTTTTGGTTAGGATGTCTCTAAACTGTAAGCTCTCCGGCCTTAATGGTAGATTACCAAACTGTTCCAAGCTGAAGAAGGCAAAGGAACCTTTACATGGGCCTAATTCTGTCAGAAAATTGAGAAGAAAGCTTCTGTTTTTCTTCTGTCTTTTAGTTTCTGTTGTTCTAGGAAGCATTGGGTTTCTCTTAAGTTTTAATCATGGAACTTTATGGGGGAAGGAGAAGGCTCCAAACTCTTGTGAAGAAAAAGCTCAAATCTTGCTACAGCATTTCAATCTTAGCAAGAACCAGCTTCATGCTTTAACTTCCTTATTATCTGAATCAGATCAG ATGACATCCCTCCAATGTACCAACGAATTAGGATCCAAAGTGCAATTAATTGATGGCATTACCTGTGCTCTGAGTGTAACATGTTCAGAGACGCAGCAGCTTCACAAGCAGCATAGATGGGTTGCAGACAATGATGAACCAAGGGACCAATGCCCAGTTCAAGATGAGAACATCTCCAGGAAGCTTAGCTTGTCAATGCTAGATGACAGCCCTGTACCATTTATCTCACAATCTAAAGTTTATTCAATTTCAGCTAATAATCAGATTTGTGAAAAG AACATATTGCAATCAGGGGCACTGGTGGATTGTGTAAAAGAGCATTGCGAGAGTTTCTGTACAATTATAAAAGTAAGTTGGTTGCTCCTTGTTTTAGCTATAGTGAGCTGCAAGATGTCTGGTTTGCATTTACAATTGTGGAGGAACCAAAAGAATAAGGTTGGTCATCAACAGCTGGTGGCTCAGCAgcaacaacagcagcagcagcagaagTGGCAACAGCAAGCCCATACTCCTAAAGGTGCTGGGAAGTGGAGGAAGATGCTTCTACTAATTTTTGTCTTGTTTGGAGTTACTACGTCAATTTGGTTATTTTGGTACTTGAACAAAGGAATCATGTTGAGGAGGGAGGAAACACTAGCCAACATGTGTGATGAACGAGCCCGAATGTTGCAGGACCAGTTTAATGTGAGCatgaaccatgttcatgccTTGGCTATTCTAGTCTCCACCTTTCACCATGGGAAACATCCTTCTGCCATTGATCAG AAAACATTTGGTGCATATACTGAGAGAACAGCTTTTGAGAGACCGCTTACTAGTGGTGTTGCTTATGCTCTGAAAGTTCCTCACTCAGAGAGGGAGTTGTTTGAGGAGCAGCATGGATGGACAATCAAGAAAATGGAAACAGAGGACCAAACTTTAGTCCAAGATTGTATTCCAGAAAAGCTGGATCCCGCACCTATTCATGATGAATATGCACCCGTGATATTTTCTCAGGAAACTGTCTCCCATATTGTCTCTATAGACATGATGTCTGGAAAG gAAGATCGTGAGAACATCCTGCGAGCAAGAGCAACTGGAAAAGGAGTGCTTACATCTCCTTTTAAGCTATTGAAATCAAATCACCTTGGTGTGGTACTCACATTTGCTGTCTACAACACTGACCTCCCTCCGGATGCTACAACAGAGCAACGTATTGAAGCTGCTGTGGG GTATCTGGGTGCTTCTTATGATGTCCCATCACTAGTGGAGAAGCTTCTGCATCAACTTGCCAGCAAGCAAATGATTGTTGTGAATGTTTATGATACAACTAATGCATCTGCTCCCATCAACATGTATGGTGATGAAGTTACTGATACTGGCCTCTTACAAACGAGCAACCTTGATTTTGGGGATCCTCAACGGAAGCATGAGATGCATTGCAG GTTTAAGCAGAAACCTCCTTTACCATGGACGGCGATAAATGCATCAGTTGGACTCCTAGTTATTACTTTGCTTGTTGGACATATCTTTTATGCAGCCATAAATCGAATTGCAAAAGTGGAGGAGGCTTGTCGTATAATGACAAAGCTCAAAGTTCGTGCTGAAGCTGCTGATGTGGCAAAAACTCAG TTTCTTGCAACTGTTTCCCATGAGATCAGGACTCCAATGAATGGTGTTTTAG GTATGCTGCAAATGCTGATGGACACTGATCTTGATCCAAACCAACTGGATTATGCTCAAACTGCTCATGCTAGTGGAAAAGATCTCATAGCACTGATAAATGAGGTTCTTGATCAGGCTAAAATAGAATCAGGCAGGCTTGAGCTCGAAGCTGTACCTTTTGATCTGCGCGCTGTTCTTGATAACGTTTTATCACTTCTCTCAGGCAAATCTAACAAAAAAGGGATTGAG TTGGCTGTTTATGTTTCCAATCAAGTACCGGAAGTAGTCATTGGTGACCCTGGACGGTTCAGGCAGATAATTACAAATCTTGTTGGAAATTCAATTAAG TTCACTAATGACAAAGGACATATATTTATCTCAGTGCATCTGGCAGATGAAGTGAGGGGCACACCAGTTATTATGGACCAAGTTCTGGGACAAGGCTTGAGTTTAGCTCAAGACATGTCTGATGGAACTTATAAGACATTGAGTGGGATTCCTGTGGTTGACAGATGGAAAAGCTGGAAATCTTTTAAAAAGTTGGGCAGTACAATTTCAATGGAGGAATCCGAAATGATCAAGTTACTAGTAACAGTTGAGGATACAGGAGTTGGAATTCCTCTGGAGGCACAAAGCCGTATTTTTACGCCTTTCATGCAGGCTGACAGTTCCACTTCTCGAACATATGGTGGGACGGGAATAGGATTGAGCATTAGTGAACGTCTGGTGCATCTCATGGGTGGGGAGATAGGGTTTGTGAGTGAACCTGGCACTGGGagtactttttcatttactgGAGTTTTCAGGAAAGGAGAAACAAGTTCTCTGGATACAAAGTGGCAACAGTGTGATCCTTTTGTTTCAGAGTTCCAAGGATTGAGAGCATTGGTAATTGATAAAAGCAGCATCAGAGCTGAGGTTACAAGATATCATCTGCAGAGGTTGGGGATAACTGCGGATATAGCTTTCAGTTTGAAATTAGCTTGCTCTTATCTATCAAGTGCTTGCAAAACAAG TTTATCAACAAATTTGTCCATGGTCCTTATTGACAAAGATGTTTGGGATAAAGAAACCTGTCTCTCATTCCATCAGTTCCTCAAAGATCACAGGCAAAACAGCAGCGCTGAAATTTCTATAAACCTTCCAAAGATATTTCTCTTGACTACTTCCATTAGCCCTAGAGAACGCTTTGAGATTAAATCTGCTGGTTTTGCGGATAATGTACTGATCAAGCCTCTTCGGTTAGGTGTCTTAATTGCCTGCCTCCAAGAAGCCTTTGCAAGTGGTAAGAAGGGGCAAGTAAGCAGAAAAAAACCATCTACACTTGGAATTTTACTAAGACAAAAGCAAATTTTGGTGGTGGATGACAATGTAGTTAATAGAAGAGTTGCAGAAGGTGCTCTATCAAAGTATGGAGCAATTGTGACCTGTGTAGAGAGTGGCAAGGCTGCTTTAGCAATGCTTAAGCCACCCCACAGTTTTGATGCTTGCTTTATGGATCTCCAGATGCCTGAAATGGATGG GTTTGAAGCGACAAGGCAAATCCGCTGCATGGAGAGTAAGGTTAATAAGGAAATTGTGTCAGGGGATGCATCAATAGAGATGTTTGGGAATAAGGCTCATTGGCACACACCAATATTAGCTATGACAGCGGATGTGATTCAGGCTACAAATGAAGAGTGCATGAAGTGTGGGATGGATGATTATGTGTCAAAACCATTTGAAGAGGAACAACTTTATTCGGCAGTGGCACATTTCTTTGAGTCTGGTTGA
- the LOC142640826 gene encoding histidine kinase 2 isoform X2, with amino-acid sequence MTCSAGAGVFLKLSRLFVKIHRWVLVRMSLNCKLSGLNGRLPNCSKLKKAKEPLHGPNSVRKLRRKLLFFFCLLVSVVLGSIGFLLSFNHGTLWGKEKAPNSCEEKAQILLQHFNLSKNQLHALTSLLSESDQMTSLQCTNELGSKVQLIDGITCALSVTCSETQQLHKQHRWVADNDEPRDQCPVQDENISRKLSLSMLDDSPVPFISQSKVYSISANNQICEKNILQSGALVDCVKEHCESFCTIIKLVAQQQQQQQQQKWQQQAHTPKGAGKWRKMLLLIFVLFGVTTSIWLFWYLNKGIMLRREETLANMCDERARMLQDQFNVSMNHVHALAILVSTFHHGKHPSAIDQKTFGAYTERTAFERPLTSGVAYALKVPHSERELFEEQHGWTIKKMETEDQTLVQDCIPEKLDPAPIHDEYAPVIFSQETVSHIVSIDMMSGKEDRENILRARATGKGVLTSPFKLLKSNHLGVVLTFAVYNTDLPPDATTEQRIEAAVGYLGASYDVPSLVEKLLHQLASKQMIVVNVYDTTNASAPINMYGDEVTDTGLLQTSNLDFGDPQRKHEMHCRFKQKPPLPWTAINASVGLLVITLLVGHIFYAAINRIAKVEEACRIMTKLKVRAEAADVAKTQFLATVSHEIRTPMNGVLGMLQMLMDTDLDPNQLDYAQTAHASGKDLIALINEVLDQAKIESGRLELEAVPFDLRAVLDNVLSLLSGKSNKKGIELAVYVSNQVPEVVIGDPGRFRQIITNLVGNSIKFTNDKGHIFISVHLADEVRGTPVIMDQVLGQGLSLAQDMSDGTYKTLSGIPVVDRWKSWKSFKKLGSTISMEESEMIKLLVTVEDTGVGIPLEAQSRIFTPFMQADSSTSRTYGGTGIGLSISERLVHLMGGEIGFVSEPGTGSTFSFTGVFRKGETSSLDTKWQQCDPFVSEFQGLRALVIDKSSIRAEVTRYHLQRLGITADIAFSLKLACSYLSSACKTSLSTNLSMVLIDKDVWDKETCLSFHQFLKDHRQNSSAEISINLPKIFLLTTSISPRERFEIKSAGFADNVLIKPLRLGVLIACLQEAFASGKKGQVSRKKPSTLGILLRQKQILVVDDNVVNRRVAEGALSKYGAIVTCVESGKAALAMLKPPHSFDACFMDLQMPEMDGFEATRQIRCMESKVNKEIVSGDASIEMFGNKAHWHTPILAMTADVIQATNEECMKCGMDDYVSKPFEEEQLYSAVAHFFESG; translated from the exons ATGACTTGTTCTGCTGGAGCTGGGGTCTTTCTCAAGCTTTCAAGGCTCTTTGTGAAGATACATAGGTGGGTTTTGGTTAGGATGTCTCTAAACTGTAAGCTCTCCGGCCTTAATGGTAGATTACCAAACTGTTCCAAGCTGAAGAAGGCAAAGGAACCTTTACATGGGCCTAATTCTGTCAGAAAATTGAGAAGAAAGCTTCTGTTTTTCTTCTGTCTTTTAGTTTCTGTTGTTCTAGGAAGCATTGGGTTTCTCTTAAGTTTTAATCATGGAACTTTATGGGGGAAGGAGAAGGCTCCAAACTCTTGTGAAGAAAAAGCTCAAATCTTGCTACAGCATTTCAATCTTAGCAAGAACCAGCTTCATGCTTTAACTTCCTTATTATCTGAATCAGATCAG ATGACATCCCTCCAATGTACCAACGAATTAGGATCCAAAGTGCAATTAATTGATGGCATTACCTGTGCTCTGAGTGTAACATGTTCAGAGACGCAGCAGCTTCACAAGCAGCATAGATGGGTTGCAGACAATGATGAACCAAGGGACCAATGCCCAGTTCAAGATGAGAACATCTCCAGGAAGCTTAGCTTGTCAATGCTAGATGACAGCCCTGTACCATTTATCTCACAATCTAAAGTTTATTCAATTTCAGCTAATAATCAGATTTGTGAAAAG AACATATTGCAATCAGGGGCACTGGTGGATTGTGTAAAAGAGCATTGCGAGAGTTTCTGTACAATTATAAAA CTGGTGGCTCAGCAgcaacaacagcagcagcagcagaagTGGCAACAGCAAGCCCATACTCCTAAAGGTGCTGGGAAGTGGAGGAAGATGCTTCTACTAATTTTTGTCTTGTTTGGAGTTACTACGTCAATTTGGTTATTTTGGTACTTGAACAAAGGAATCATGTTGAGGAGGGAGGAAACACTAGCCAACATGTGTGATGAACGAGCCCGAATGTTGCAGGACCAGTTTAATGTGAGCatgaaccatgttcatgccTTGGCTATTCTAGTCTCCACCTTTCACCATGGGAAACATCCTTCTGCCATTGATCAG AAAACATTTGGTGCATATACTGAGAGAACAGCTTTTGAGAGACCGCTTACTAGTGGTGTTGCTTATGCTCTGAAAGTTCCTCACTCAGAGAGGGAGTTGTTTGAGGAGCAGCATGGATGGACAATCAAGAAAATGGAAACAGAGGACCAAACTTTAGTCCAAGATTGTATTCCAGAAAAGCTGGATCCCGCACCTATTCATGATGAATATGCACCCGTGATATTTTCTCAGGAAACTGTCTCCCATATTGTCTCTATAGACATGATGTCTGGAAAG gAAGATCGTGAGAACATCCTGCGAGCAAGAGCAACTGGAAAAGGAGTGCTTACATCTCCTTTTAAGCTATTGAAATCAAATCACCTTGGTGTGGTACTCACATTTGCTGTCTACAACACTGACCTCCCTCCGGATGCTACAACAGAGCAACGTATTGAAGCTGCTGTGGG GTATCTGGGTGCTTCTTATGATGTCCCATCACTAGTGGAGAAGCTTCTGCATCAACTTGCCAGCAAGCAAATGATTGTTGTGAATGTTTATGATACAACTAATGCATCTGCTCCCATCAACATGTATGGTGATGAAGTTACTGATACTGGCCTCTTACAAACGAGCAACCTTGATTTTGGGGATCCTCAACGGAAGCATGAGATGCATTGCAG GTTTAAGCAGAAACCTCCTTTACCATGGACGGCGATAAATGCATCAGTTGGACTCCTAGTTATTACTTTGCTTGTTGGACATATCTTTTATGCAGCCATAAATCGAATTGCAAAAGTGGAGGAGGCTTGTCGTATAATGACAAAGCTCAAAGTTCGTGCTGAAGCTGCTGATGTGGCAAAAACTCAG TTTCTTGCAACTGTTTCCCATGAGATCAGGACTCCAATGAATGGTGTTTTAG GTATGCTGCAAATGCTGATGGACACTGATCTTGATCCAAACCAACTGGATTATGCTCAAACTGCTCATGCTAGTGGAAAAGATCTCATAGCACTGATAAATGAGGTTCTTGATCAGGCTAAAATAGAATCAGGCAGGCTTGAGCTCGAAGCTGTACCTTTTGATCTGCGCGCTGTTCTTGATAACGTTTTATCACTTCTCTCAGGCAAATCTAACAAAAAAGGGATTGAG TTGGCTGTTTATGTTTCCAATCAAGTACCGGAAGTAGTCATTGGTGACCCTGGACGGTTCAGGCAGATAATTACAAATCTTGTTGGAAATTCAATTAAG TTCACTAATGACAAAGGACATATATTTATCTCAGTGCATCTGGCAGATGAAGTGAGGGGCACACCAGTTATTATGGACCAAGTTCTGGGACAAGGCTTGAGTTTAGCTCAAGACATGTCTGATGGAACTTATAAGACATTGAGTGGGATTCCTGTGGTTGACAGATGGAAAAGCTGGAAATCTTTTAAAAAGTTGGGCAGTACAATTTCAATGGAGGAATCCGAAATGATCAAGTTACTAGTAACAGTTGAGGATACAGGAGTTGGAATTCCTCTGGAGGCACAAAGCCGTATTTTTACGCCTTTCATGCAGGCTGACAGTTCCACTTCTCGAACATATGGTGGGACGGGAATAGGATTGAGCATTAGTGAACGTCTGGTGCATCTCATGGGTGGGGAGATAGGGTTTGTGAGTGAACCTGGCACTGGGagtactttttcatttactgGAGTTTTCAGGAAAGGAGAAACAAGTTCTCTGGATACAAAGTGGCAACAGTGTGATCCTTTTGTTTCAGAGTTCCAAGGATTGAGAGCATTGGTAATTGATAAAAGCAGCATCAGAGCTGAGGTTACAAGATATCATCTGCAGAGGTTGGGGATAACTGCGGATATAGCTTTCAGTTTGAAATTAGCTTGCTCTTATCTATCAAGTGCTTGCAAAACAAG TTTATCAACAAATTTGTCCATGGTCCTTATTGACAAAGATGTTTGGGATAAAGAAACCTGTCTCTCATTCCATCAGTTCCTCAAAGATCACAGGCAAAACAGCAGCGCTGAAATTTCTATAAACCTTCCAAAGATATTTCTCTTGACTACTTCCATTAGCCCTAGAGAACGCTTTGAGATTAAATCTGCTGGTTTTGCGGATAATGTACTGATCAAGCCTCTTCGGTTAGGTGTCTTAATTGCCTGCCTCCAAGAAGCCTTTGCAAGTGGTAAGAAGGGGCAAGTAAGCAGAAAAAAACCATCTACACTTGGAATTTTACTAAGACAAAAGCAAATTTTGGTGGTGGATGACAATGTAGTTAATAGAAGAGTTGCAGAAGGTGCTCTATCAAAGTATGGAGCAATTGTGACCTGTGTAGAGAGTGGCAAGGCTGCTTTAGCAATGCTTAAGCCACCCCACAGTTTTGATGCTTGCTTTATGGATCTCCAGATGCCTGAAATGGATGG GTTTGAAGCGACAAGGCAAATCCGCTGCATGGAGAGTAAGGTTAATAAGGAAATTGTGTCAGGGGATGCATCAATAGAGATGTTTGGGAATAAGGCTCATTGGCACACACCAATATTAGCTATGACAGCGGATGTGATTCAGGCTACAAATGAAGAGTGCATGAAGTGTGGGATGGATGATTATGTGTCAAAACCATTTGAAGAGGAACAACTTTATTCGGCAGTGGCACATTTCTTTGAGTCTGGTTGA